The Salicibibacter halophilus DNA window GGGGAATGGTTATTTGTGATATTTTGGCCGATTCCCTTATGTTTATGGAAGCAAACGTCAATAAGGACGATCTTTCCTATGTAATGGGTCATTGTTTTAGAAGTATTTCTTGTTTAAATCAGGTTTTGTTTGCGAAGAACGAAATGTATTGCATCAATGAGAAGAAAGCTGTCGCTATGATTGATACCTTCGAGTTAAAACCTATAAATTACAAAGAACGAGTCGATGAAATTGTCTCCCTTCTCTCAAAAGATGCTGAAAAGACGGGAAACGCAGCGAAAAAATTGCGGCAACTTATCACTGAAACAGAGGCATTATAAATATATTTGGGAAGTTATTGAATCCCTAATCATACGCATGATCAAGGATAAAAGATCATTATTGTACGTAACAAATACTGTGGTATGTTGGAATGCTGAAAATAACAACTGATAACGAGGTGGATGAATTGTCATCAAGGAAGAACAGATCACATTCAACATCTAAAGCTGATGAAAACCTTCAGAGGGTCACGGTTGGAGAACTTACGCCCCACAATGCAACCATCACCCTCTTAGAATATGATTCAAATTGGCCTAAGCTATTCGAACGAGAGGCAGACCGGGTACGTTCCGTCCTAGGCAACAGGGTATTGCAATTGGAGCACATTGGATCAACCTCAGTGCTGGACCTGTGTGCCAAGCCAATCATTGATATTCTATTGGTTGTAGCGGACGCTGCAGATGAGACGACCTATGCCTCGGACTTAGAGAAAGCCGGATATACGCTGCGTATTCGGGAGCCGGAATGGTTTGAGCACCGGCTGTTCAAAGGTCCTGATGCAGACATTAATTTACACGTATTCAGCGAAGACGCATCTGAAATTAAAAGAATGTTGAGGTTTCGGGATTGGCTTCGAACTCATGCGTCTGATCGAGATAAATATGCATCTGTGAAACGTAACTTGGCTCAGCGTGAATGGCGACATGTGCAGCACTATGCGGATGCTAAAGATTTAGCCGTCCAGGAAATCATGGAGAGAGCAGAGGAGTTTGTCGCTGATGAGCAATAGGATTAATGAAGAAATACCAAAGGAAGCACGTGACGCATTAAGAATTGCGGAGGATGTACTCGGAAGCAAATTAGTTGGTGTGTCTCTTTATGGTTCGGCAGTAAGTGGCGGGTTACGCATCGATAGTGATGTCGATGTCCTCGTTGTCGTGAATCAGCGATTATCTGAAGCTACGCGAAGAAAACTAACAGAACGCTTAATGCCAATATCGGGGAAAATAGGAAATGAAAAGGGAATGCGGTACCTTGAATTAATCGTTATTGATAAAGAAGATAGTGTACCTTGGCAATATCCACCAAGGTATGAATTGGTCTATGGTGAATGGCTTAGGTCTGAGTTTGAGAATGGTCAAATCCCGGAACCAACGTTTGATCCTGACTTAGCTATCGTTTTAGCACAAGCACGAGCGCATAGCGTTTCACTATTTGGGCCTGATTTGTCAACGATACTTGATCCCATTCCGATAACAGATATCCAAAAAGCAATAGAGGAGTCTTTGCCAGAGTTAATCGATGATATTAAGGGTGACGAACGTAATGTGCTATTAACGCTCGCTCGCATGTGGCAAACAATGGCTGAAGGTACAATTTCTCCAAAAGATGAAGCTTCACAATGGGCAATCCCTAAGTTACCGAAACAGCAGGCGGAAGTGCTCGATATCGCTAGAAAAGCTTATCTTGGCAAGTATGATGATAATTGGGACGGAATGGAAGCCGAAGCCATGTCGTTGGTCAATCATATGAGGGGCAAAATAGAGGCTTATTTTAGCATTTGAGAAATCACTATCTTTCTCAACCTTGGGGCTAGATTAAGATAAACTTTATGGATAAGTACAAAGAAAAATCTTGAAAAGATTGGTACTTGAAAAATGTAAGCGCAACCATTATACTTTACTAAACCGGTTTATTTAACCAACCCCACAAGCGAGGTGACTTTTAATCAAGAAAGTAACTATGGAGGATGTAGCCAATCATGCTTCGGTTTCTAAGAGCACTGTATCCCAGTTCTTGAACCAGAGGTATGAGTACATGGCAGGAGACACAAAAAAAAGGATAGAGAAGGCAATTCAAACTTTGGGGTACAATCCTAATTATGTAGCTAGAAGTTTAAAACAAAAAAAAACATTGACAATTGGCATTATAGTAGCAAATATTTTGCATCGTTTTTCTACGATGGCTATTCGTGCGATAGAAGACTTCTGTTATGAAAAAGACTATAACACAATTGTTTGTAATGCAGATGATGATCCACTTAAAGAAAGAAGATATATTCAATTGCTAAGAGCTAAACAAGTAGATGGTTTAATCATCATTCCTACGGAAGGTAATTACGAGATTTACGATGGAATGCAAAAGGAAGACTTCCCGGTTGTTTTCATGGACAGGAAAATAAACGGGTTAACAATTCCAACAATAACAATTGAAAACAGGGAAGCTGCTTCTCGTGCAGTGCAGCATTTTTATGATTTGGGTCATCATCGAATTGGTATGTTAACACCGCCATTAAATATATCTACCAGGCAAGAAAGAGTGGAGGGATTTATTAAGGGTTACCGGTTAAATAACCTTGTTTACGATGAAAAATTGATAAGAAATGCTGAGGTTGAACAAGTTGCAAATGAACTGGAAAAGATGTTAAATCTATCTGATCCGCCAACCGCTATATTATCTGGAAATGATTTGGTGCTCATTGAAATTTTGTCATATGCGAAAAAGTATGATGTTAAAATCCCCGGAGATTTGGCCTTAATCACGTTTGATGACGTAACTTTTGCTAATTTTTATTATCCTTCTTTGACAACGATTGCTCAGCCTGCGTATGAAATGGGGGAAGCAGCTGCAGATCAATTAATAAAAAGAATGAAAGTAATGAATTA harbors:
- a CDS encoding GrpB family protein encodes the protein MLKITTDNEVDELSSRKNRSHSTSKADENLQRVTVGELTPHNATITLLEYDSNWPKLFEREADRVRSVLGNRVLQLEHIGSTSVLDLCAKPIIDILLVVADAADETTYASDLEKAGYTLRIREPEWFEHRLFKGPDADINLHVFSEDASEIKRMLRFRDWLRTHASDRDKYASVKRNLAQREWRHVQHYADAKDLAVQEIMERAEEFVADEQ
- the ant(9) gene encoding aminoglycoside nucleotidyltransferase ANT(9) — translated: MSNRINEEIPKEARDALRIAEDVLGSKLVGVSLYGSAVSGGLRIDSDVDVLVVVNQRLSEATRRKLTERLMPISGKIGNEKGMRYLELIVIDKEDSVPWQYPPRYELVYGEWLRSEFENGQIPEPTFDPDLAIVLAQARAHSVSLFGPDLSTILDPIPITDIQKAIEESLPELIDDIKGDERNVLLTLARMWQTMAEGTISPKDEASQWAIPKLPKQQAEVLDIARKAYLGKYDDNWDGMEAEAMSLVNHMRGKIEAYFSI
- a CDS encoding LacI family DNA-binding transcriptional regulator — protein: MEDVANHASVSKSTVSQFLNQRYEYMAGDTKKRIEKAIQTLGYNPNYVARSLKQKKTLTIGIIVANILHRFSTMAIRAIEDFCYEKDYNTIVCNADDDPLKERRYIQLLRAKQVDGLIIIPTEGNYEIYDGMQKEDFPVVFMDRKINGLTIPTITIENREAASRAVQHFYDLGHHRIGMLTPPLNISTRQERVEGFIKGYRLNNLVYDEKLIRNAEVEQVANELEKMLNLSDPPTAILSGNDLVLIEILSYAKKYDVKIPGDLALITFDDVTFANFYYPSLTTIAQPAYEMGEAAADQLIKRMKVMNYSRGANQDGNKIEFASTLVVRESCGS